In a single window of the Flavobacterium sp. W4I14 genome:
- a CDS encoding large subunit ribosomal protein L7/L12 (product_source=KO:K02935; cath_funfam=1.20.5.710,3.30.1390.10; cog=COG0222; ko=KO:K02935; pfam=PF00542,PF16320; superfamily=54736; tigrfam=TIGR00855), translating to MADLKSFAEQLVNLTVKEVNELAQILKDEYGIEPAAAAVVAGPAAGGDAPAAAAEKTSFDVILKEAGGAKLAVVKLVKDLTGLGLKEAKDLVDGAPKELKAGVTKDEAEALKKQLEEAGAVVEIK from the coding sequence ATGGCAGATTTAAAATCGTTTGCTGAGCAATTAGTAAACTTAACAGTTAAAGAAGTTAACGAATTAGCTCAAATCTTAAAAGACGAGTATGGTATCGAGCCTGCAGCTGCTGCTGTAGTTGCTGGTCCTGCTGCTGGTGGTGATGCACCTGCTGCTGCTGCAGAAAAAACATCATTTGATGTTATCTTAAAAGAAGCTGGTGGCGCTAAATTAGCAGTTGTAAAACTTGTTAAAGACTTAACTGGCCTTGGTTTGAAAGAAGCAAAAGACTTAGTTGACGGAGCACCAAAAGAATTAAAAGCTGGTGTTACTAAAGACGAAGCAGAAGCTCTTAAAAAACAATTAGAAGAAGCTGGAGCAGTAGTTGAGATTAAGTAA
- a CDS encoding DNA-directed RNA polymerase subunit beta (product_source=KO:K03043; cath_funfam=2.40.270.10,2.40.50.150,3.90.1100.10,3.90.1800.10; cog=COG0085; ko=KO:K03043; pfam=PF00562,PF04560,PF04561,PF04563,PF04565,PF10385; superfamily=64484; tigrfam=TIGR02013), whose protein sequence is MAKTVEQRVNFATSKHIIDYPDFLDVQLQSFREFFQIDTTSDDRSSEGLFKVFAENFPITDSRNIFVLEFLDYFVDPPRYDIHECIERGLTYNVPLKAKLKLSCNDVEHEDFETIIQDVYLGTIPYMTPKGTFVINGAERVIVSQLHRSPGVFFGQSRHTNGTKLYSARVIPFKGSWIEFATDVNNVMYAYIDRKKKFPVTTLLRAIGYDSDKDILELFDLADEVKVSKSGLKKYIGRKLAARVLKKWVEDFVDEDTGEVVSIDRNEVILERETVLEDEHIDMVIEAGVKSIILSKEDGASQADYTIIYNTLQKDTSNSEKEAVENIYRALRNAEPPDEETARGIIDRLFFSDKRYDLGDVGRYRINRKLKMNTPDEVKVLTKADIIAIVKYLIKLINSKEEVDDIDHLSNRRVRTVGEQLYAQFGVGLARMARTIRERMNIRDNEVFTPTDLINARTLSSVINSFFGTNQLSQFMDQTNPLAEITHKRRLSALGPGGLSRERAGFEVRDVHYTHYGRLCTIETPEGPNIGLISSLCVHAKINNLGFIETPYKRVEDGKVVVDSDVIYLSAEDEDGKTIAQANAEYDDKGNFTTPRVKARYEGDFPIIEPEKLDLMDVAPNQITSIAASLIPFLEHDDANRALMGSNMQRQAVPLLRPEAPIVGTGLEGRVARDSRTLINAEGDGVVEYVDANEITIKYERNEDDRLVSFEGDSKTYRLIKFKKTNQNTCINLKPIVKKGQKVTKGQVLCEGYATENGELALGRNLKVAFMPWQGFNFEDAIVINERIVRDDVFTSLHIEEFELEVRDTKRGEEELTPDIPNVSEEATKDLDENGIIRIGADVKEGDILIGKITPKGESDPSPEEKLLRAIFGDKAGDVKDASLKTPPSIQGVVIDTKLFSRAKKTTKAEEKSAIEKLDKGYNNITEKLKAELVDKLFTIVNGKTSQGVFNIYKELLVAKGAKFTQKILAELDYNHISPNKWTTDDDKNEMIKMLLHNYGIRVNEELGAYKRDKFAISVGDELPSGIVQMAKVYVAKKRKLKVGDKMAGRHGNKGIVARIVRDEDMPFLADGTPVDIVLNPLGVPSRMNLGQIYETILAWAGQELGVKFATPIFDGATHQEVEEWIAKAGVPASGKTYLYNGLTGERFDQTTTVGIIYMLKLGHMVDDKMHARSIGPYSLITQQPLGGKAQFGGQRFGEMEVWALEAFGAANILQEILTVKSDDVIGRAKTYEAIVKGENLPTPGVPESFNVLVHELRGLGLDITLD, encoded by the coding sequence TTGGCAAAGACAGTCGAACAAAGAGTAAATTTTGCAACTAGTAAGCACATTATAGACTATCCGGATTTTCTGGATGTGCAATTGCAATCATTCAGAGAATTTTTCCAGATAGATACCACATCAGACGATCGCTCTAGCGAAGGTTTGTTTAAAGTGTTTGCTGAAAACTTTCCAATAACAGATTCAAGAAATATCTTCGTATTGGAGTTTCTTGATTATTTTGTTGATCCGCCACGTTACGATATACATGAGTGTATTGAGCGTGGATTAACCTACAATGTTCCATTAAAAGCAAAGCTGAAGCTTTCTTGTAATGATGTAGAACATGAAGATTTTGAAACCATTATCCAGGACGTGTACTTAGGTACAATCCCGTATATGACACCAAAAGGTACGTTTGTTATCAACGGTGCAGAACGTGTTATCGTTTCGCAATTACACCGTTCTCCAGGAGTGTTCTTCGGTCAAAGCCGTCACACAAATGGAACCAAATTGTATTCTGCACGTGTAATTCCTTTCAAAGGTTCATGGATCGAGTTCGCTACAGACGTTAATAACGTGATGTATGCTTATATCGATCGTAAGAAAAAATTCCCGGTTACCACTTTATTACGTGCTATCGGTTACGATTCTGATAAAGATATCTTAGAACTTTTTGATCTTGCTGACGAAGTAAAAGTTAGTAAATCAGGTTTGAAGAAATACATCGGTCGTAAACTGGCGGCAAGAGTATTGAAAAAATGGGTTGAAGATTTTGTAGATGAAGATACAGGTGAAGTAGTTTCTATCGACCGTAATGAAGTGATTCTTGAAAGAGAAACCGTTTTAGAAGACGAACACATTGATATGGTTATCGAAGCTGGCGTAAAAAGCATCATCTTATCTAAAGAAGATGGCGCAAGTCAGGCTGATTATACCATTATATATAATACATTACAGAAAGATACATCAAACTCAGAAAAAGAAGCTGTAGAAAACATCTATCGTGCTTTGCGTAACGCAGAACCACCTGATGAGGAAACAGCCCGTGGTATCATTGATCGTTTATTCTTTTCAGATAAACGTTACGATTTAGGAGATGTTGGTCGTTACCGCATCAACCGTAAATTAAAAATGAATACCCCTGATGAGGTTAAAGTATTAACAAAAGCAGATATTATTGCAATTGTGAAATACCTGATCAAATTGATCAACTCAAAAGAAGAGGTAGATGATATCGATCACTTGTCTAACCGTCGTGTACGTACGGTAGGTGAGCAATTGTACGCACAATTTGGTGTTGGTTTGGCCCGTATGGCCAGAACAATCCGTGAGCGTATGAATATTCGCGATAACGAGGTGTTTACACCAACTGATTTGATTAATGCCCGTACGTTATCATCGGTTATCAACTCGTTCTTTGGTACTAACCAGTTATCTCAGTTCATGGATCAAACGAATCCATTGGCAGAGATCACACACAAACGCCGTTTATCGGCTTTAGGTCCAGGTGGTTTATCACGTGAGCGTGCCGGTTTCGAGGTACGTGACGTTCACTATACTCACTATGGTCGTTTATGTACTATTGAAACTCCAGAGGGACCAAACATTGGTTTGATTTCATCACTTTGTGTGCATGCAAAAATCAATAATTTAGGTTTCATTGAAACACCATACAAACGCGTTGAAGATGGTAAAGTAGTTGTAGATTCAGACGTTATTTATTTATCTGCTGAGGATGAAGATGGTAAAACCATCGCTCAGGCCAATGCAGAGTACGATGATAAAGGTAACTTTACTACACCGCGTGTTAAAGCACGTTATGAGGGTGACTTCCCGATTATTGAGCCTGAGAAATTAGACTTAATGGACGTTGCGCCTAACCAGATTACTTCAATCGCTGCTTCGTTAATTCCGTTCTTAGAACATGATGATGCGAACAGGGCTTTGATGGGATCGAACATGCAACGTCAGGCCGTGCCATTGTTACGTCCTGAAGCACCAATTGTAGGTACAGGTTTAGAAGGTCGCGTTGCACGTGACTCAAGAACTTTGATCAACGCAGAAGGTGACGGTGTTGTAGAGTATGTTGATGCTAACGAAATCACCATTAAATATGAGCGTAACGAAGATGATCGTTTAGTTTCATTTGAAGGTGATAGCAAAACTTACCGTTTAATTAAATTCAAAAAAACCAACCAGAATACTTGTATCAACTTAAAACCAATCGTTAAGAAAGGTCAGAAAGTTACTAAAGGACAAGTACTTTGCGAAGGTTATGCAACTGAAAATGGTGAATTAGCATTGGGTAGAAACTTGAAAGTGGCATTCATGCCTTGGCAAGGTTTCAACTTTGAGGATGCGATTGTAATTAACGAACGCATTGTTCGTGATGACGTTTTCACTTCATTGCATATTGAAGAGTTTGAATTAGAAGTACGTGATACTAAACGTGGAGAAGAGGAATTAACACCAGATATCCCGAACGTTTCTGAAGAGGCTACTAAAGACCTTGATGAAAATGGTATTATCCGTATAGGTGCTGATGTAAAAGAAGGTGATATTTTAATTGGTAAGATTACTCCAAAAGGAGAATCTGATCCTTCACCGGAAGAGAAATTACTGCGTGCAATTTTTGGTGATAAAGCAGGTGATGTTAAAGATGCGTCTTTAAAAACTCCTCCTTCAATCCAAGGTGTGGTAATTGATACTAAATTATTCAGCCGTGCTAAGAAAACTACAAAAGCTGAGGAAAAATCGGCAATTGAGAAATTAGACAAAGGATATAACAATATCACTGAGAAATTAAAAGCAGAACTAGTTGACAAATTATTCACCATCGTAAACGGAAAAACATCTCAGGGTGTATTTAACATTTACAAAGAATTATTGGTTGCTAAAGGCGCTAAATTTACTCAGAAAATTTTAGCTGAGCTTGATTATAATCACATTAGCCCTAACAAATGGACTACTGATGATGATAAAAACGAGATGATTAAAATGTTGCTTCACAACTACGGTATCCGCGTTAACGAAGAACTTGGTGCTTACAAACGCGATAAATTCGCGATCAGTGTAGGTGATGAGCTTCCTTCAGGAATCGTACAGATGGCAAAAGTTTATGTAGCTAAAAAACGTAAATTAAAAGTAGGTGATAAAATGGCGGGTCGCCACGGTAACAAAGGTATTGTTGCACGTATTGTACGTGATGAAGATATGCCTTTCTTAGCTGATGGTACTCCGGTTGATATCGTGTTGAACCCACTGGGTGTACCTTCACGTATGAACCTTGGTCAGATCTACGAAACTATTTTAGCTTGGGCAGGCCAAGAATTAGGTGTTAAATTTGCAACACCAATTTTTGATGGTGCTACCCACCAAGAAGTAGAAGAGTGGATTGCTAAAGCGGGAGTTCCTGCTTCAGGAAAAACCTACTTATACAATGGTTTAACAGGTGAGCGTTTCGATCAGACTACAACTGTAGGTATTATCTACATGTTGAAATTAGGTCACATGGTTGATGATAAGATGCACGCCCGTTCAATCGGACCATACTCATTAATTACACAACAACCATTGGGTGGTAAAGCTCAGTTCGGTGGTCAGCGTTTTGGTGAGATGGAGGTTTGGGCATTAGAGGCATTCGGTGCAGCTAATATTCTTCAAGAGATCTTAACCGTTAAATCGGATGATGTAATCGGAAGAGCCAAAACTTACGAAGCCATTGTTAAAGGTGAGAACCTACCAACACCAGGTGTACCAGAATCGTTCAACGTATTGGTACATGAGTTACGCGGATTAGGTTTAGATATTACGTTAGACTAA
- a CDS encoding large subunit ribosomal protein L10 (product_source=KO:K02864; cog=COG0244; ko=KO:K02864; pfam=PF00466; superfamily=160369) → MNREEKNEVVLELQGQMQEYGNFYIADTSSLSVEQINNIRRKCFEGDIIMKVAKNSLIRKAIEGLDGDASEIYEALKGSSSLLFSKTANAPAKLIKTLRRTSDKPLLKAAYIDSSVYVGDDQLNNLVSLKSREELIGDIIGLLQSPAKNVISALKSSGGKIAGIVKTLQEREG, encoded by the coding sequence ATGAACAGAGAAGAAAAAAACGAAGTAGTTTTAGAACTACAAGGACAAATGCAAGAGTATGGCAATTTTTATATTGCTGATACTTCTAGCCTTTCTGTTGAGCAGATTAACAACATCCGCCGCAAATGTTTCGAAGGTGATATCATCATGAAAGTTGCTAAAAACTCTTTAATCCGCAAAGCGATTGAAGGTTTAGATGGCGATGCTTCTGAGATATACGAAGCCCTTAAAGGTTCATCATCATTATTATTCTCAAAAACAGCAAACGCTCCGGCTAAGTTGATTAAAACTTTGAGAAGAACATCTGATAAACCATTGCTTAAAGCAGCATATATAGATTCATCAGTATACGTTGGCGATGACCAATTGAATAACTTAGTAAGCTTAAAATCGAGAGAAGAGCTTATTGGCGATATCATTGGATTATTACAATCACCAGCTAAGAATGTTATATCTGCGCTTAAATCAAGCGGAGGCAAAATTGCAGGAATTGTTAAAACTCTACAAGAAAGAGAAGGTTAA